One part of the Arthrobacter sp. B1I2 genome encodes these proteins:
- a CDS encoding ferredoxin: MKIFVDRQLCENHGQCAIAAPDVFRMNSEGILEYEENVNDSLLADVEDAMDACPVQAIFIQDQP; the protein is encoded by the coding sequence ATGAAAATCTTTGTTGACCGCCAGCTCTGTGAAAACCACGGCCAGTGCGCCATCGCCGCGCCCGATGTATTCCGGATGAACTCCGAAGGCATCCTCGAATACGAGGAGAACGTCAACGACTCGCTGCTCGCCGATGTTGAAGACGCCATGGACGCCTGCCCCGTCCAGGCCATCTTCATCCAAGACCAGCCATGA
- a CDS encoding cytochrome P450, protein MLTIMLGIPKSEWPTIARLASTIGLALGVTLKQDLHKVEEALAELYEYAEELIKDRQANPGEDFVSRLVLASRDGDSLSDAELRNALVLLIFGGMDTTRNQLGLAMQSFMRNPDQWELLAERPELGSKAVEEVMRINPTVTWVTREAVEDFSYEGLDVPKGTTVHLFTQSAGTDPRAFPEPEMNLLGEHAPHHGFGGGVHHCLGHFVARSDMSEALPLLARRLRNPQINGADEWMPDSGNTGPIRLPISFTKGE, encoded by the coding sequence GTGCTGACCATCATGCTGGGAATCCCCAAATCTGAATGGCCGACCATCGCCCGCCTCGCCTCAACCATCGGCCTGGCCCTGGGAGTAACCCTCAAGCAGGATCTTCACAAGGTCGAAGAAGCCCTGGCCGAGTTGTATGAGTACGCCGAGGAACTCATCAAGGACCGCCAGGCCAACCCGGGCGAAGACTTTGTCAGCCGTCTGGTGCTTGCCAGCCGGGATGGCGACAGCCTGAGCGACGCCGAACTCCGGAACGCACTTGTGCTGCTGATCTTCGGCGGCATGGACACCACCCGGAACCAGCTCGGACTCGCGATGCAGTCGTTCATGCGCAATCCCGATCAGTGGGAGCTTCTGGCAGAACGCCCAGAGCTTGGATCCAAGGCCGTTGAAGAAGTCATGCGGATCAACCCCACTGTCACATGGGTAACCCGTGAGGCAGTCGAAGACTTCAGCTACGAAGGACTGGACGTCCCCAAGGGCACAACCGTCCACCTCTTCACGCAAAGCGCCGGCACCGACCCCAGAGCTTTTCCTGAACCGGAAATGAACCTGCTGGGCGAGCACGCACCGCACCACGGCTTCGGCGGCGGCGTCCACCACTGCCTCGGTCACTTTGTCGCACGATCGGACATGAGCGAAGCTCTCCCGCTCCTGGCGCGGCGACTCCGCAACCCCCAGATCAACGGCGCGGACGAATGGATGCCTGACTCCGGCAACACGGGTCCGATCCGGCTGCCGATCAGCTTCACCAAAGGCGAATAG
- a CDS encoding APC family permease — MSTNAKSADHSPIDEDAEQLARLGYTYEKQFKREMSFWGNVSLGFTYLSPVVGVYTLFASSLGLGGPPMIWSFLIVGVGQLFVALVFGEIVSNYPVAGGVYPWARRLWGAKWGWMTGWVYLIALLTTIAGVAYGAGTFLDALVGMESTTTSTIICAIALILAATAINLGGTKLLSKVAMLGLFAELGGALVVGIWLLVAARQHDLSVLFNSFGAGGDGSNYFIAFAAAALIGIYQYYGFEACGDVAEEVPNPGVRIPKAMRMTIYIGGFAATFVCLSLILAVPDYAAVISGENTDPVGTVLAGAFGEIGHKVVLAIVLISFLSCVMSLQAAASRLSYSMARDRMLPASHLLAQFQEKRHVPPYSLLLACVVPVLIILGSVVSPDALVVIVSFAALGIYLGFQLVVLAALRARLKGWKPSGAFQLGKWGVPVNIAALTWGVLGITNMVWPRTPDSPWFVNYLVLLSAVVVVGVGLIYLFAKKPYTHSDAPAADAVPASGSNGSVADNAQSRNVENYL; from the coding sequence ATGTCCACCAATGCCAAGAGTGCGGACCACTCTCCAATAGATGAAGACGCCGAGCAACTCGCCCGGCTGGGCTACACGTACGAAAAACAATTCAAGCGGGAAATGTCGTTCTGGGGGAACGTCTCTCTCGGATTTACCTACCTCTCCCCAGTTGTAGGCGTCTACACCCTCTTCGCCTCGTCCCTTGGCCTGGGCGGGCCACCCATGATCTGGTCATTCCTGATCGTCGGGGTGGGCCAGCTGTTCGTCGCACTGGTATTCGGCGAGATTGTTTCCAACTACCCCGTAGCCGGAGGTGTCTACCCGTGGGCAAGGCGCTTATGGGGGGCCAAGTGGGGCTGGATGACGGGCTGGGTCTACCTCATTGCCCTGCTGACCACCATCGCTGGTGTGGCATACGGTGCAGGAACATTCCTTGATGCCCTGGTCGGCATGGAGTCAACGACAACTTCCACCATCATTTGCGCCATTGCACTCATCCTGGCGGCAACCGCGATCAACCTGGGTGGGACCAAGCTGCTCAGCAAAGTTGCAATGCTCGGCCTCTTCGCCGAACTGGGTGGGGCGCTCGTTGTCGGCATCTGGCTCCTCGTTGCAGCACGCCAGCATGACCTCAGTGTCCTCTTCAACTCCTTCGGTGCCGGCGGTGACGGGAGCAACTACTTCATCGCGTTCGCGGCTGCAGCCCTCATTGGCATCTACCAGTACTACGGGTTCGAAGCCTGCGGTGACGTCGCTGAAGAAGTTCCCAACCCCGGTGTCCGAATCCCCAAAGCCATGCGCATGACGATTTACATCGGAGGCTTCGCCGCCACCTTCGTCTGCCTGTCCCTCATCCTCGCGGTACCTGACTACGCCGCCGTCATCTCCGGAGAGAACACCGACCCCGTCGGCACAGTCCTTGCCGGCGCATTCGGCGAAATTGGCCACAAAGTCGTCTTGGCGATCGTGCTCATCTCCTTCCTGTCCTGCGTCATGAGCCTGCAGGCTGCAGCGAGCCGCCTGAGCTACTCCATGGCCCGTGACCGTATGCTCCCCGCCAGCCACCTCCTCGCCCAGTTCCAGGAAAAGCGCCACGTTCCGCCATACTCGCTCCTGCTGGCCTGCGTCGTGCCTGTCCTGATCATCCTCGGATCCGTTGTCTCCCCGGACGCTCTGGTCGTGATCGTCTCCTTCGCCGCGCTGGGAATCTACCTGGGCTTCCAGCTGGTCGTCCTCGCCGCCCTGCGGGCCCGCCTCAAAGGCTGGAAGCCGTCAGGAGCGTTCCAGCTCGGCAAGTGGGGTGTGCCGGTGAACATCGCCGCCCTGACCTGGGGCGTACTGGGCATCACCAACATGGTCTGGCCACGAACCCCCGACAGCCCCTGGTTTGTGAACTACCTCGTCCTGCTCTCCGCCGTGGTTGTCGTCGGAGTAGGCCTGATTTACCTCTTCGCCAAAAAGCCCTACACCCACAGCGATGCCCCTGCAGCGGACGCCGTCCCGGCCAGCGGAAGCAACGGCTCCGTGGCAGATAACGCCCAGTCCCGCAACGTTGAAAACTACCTGTGA
- a CDS encoding NAD-dependent succinate-semialdehyde dehydrogenase has translation MTTALVDPTAVPRQREADLLASVPTGLLIGGQWGDASDGGTFDVHDPATGEVLATLASATSEDAIAALDAADAVQAAWARSAPRERAEILRRAFELVTERAEDFALLMTLEMGKPLAESRGEVAYGAEFLRWFSEETVRDYGRYLTTPEGKNKILVQHKPVGPCLLITPWNFPLAMATRKVAPAIAAGCTMVLKPAKLTPLTSQLFAQTMIEAGLPAGVLNVVSSSSASSISGPLLKDSRLRKVSFTGSTPVGKRLMADAAQNVLRTSMELGGNAPFIVFEDADLDQAVEGAMAAKMRNMGEACTAANRFLVHESVAQEFTSKFAAAMGALATGRGTDPATQVGPLIDAGARDDVHALVSAALDAGATAVTGGAPVAGAGYFYRPTVLGNVPNDAEILRQEIFGPVAPVTTFSTEEDAIRLANSSEYGLASYVYSRDFNRLLRVAEQIEFGMVGFNAGIISNAAAPFGGVKQSGLGREGGSEGIAEYTTTQYIGIADPYAGR, from the coding sequence ATGACTACTGCCCTCGTTGATCCGACCGCTGTCCCACGCCAGCGTGAGGCCGATCTCCTCGCCTCTGTCCCCACCGGTTTATTGATCGGAGGTCAGTGGGGGGACGCGTCCGACGGCGGCACGTTCGATGTTCACGACCCCGCCACCGGAGAGGTGCTCGCTACCTTGGCCTCGGCCACGAGCGAAGATGCCATCGCCGCGCTCGACGCTGCGGACGCCGTCCAAGCAGCCTGGGCGCGCAGCGCGCCTCGGGAACGCGCGGAGATCCTGCGCCGTGCCTTTGAGCTCGTTACCGAGCGGGCCGAGGACTTCGCGCTGCTGATGACCCTGGAGATGGGCAAACCGCTGGCGGAATCCCGTGGCGAGGTGGCCTACGGGGCGGAGTTCCTGCGTTGGTTCTCCGAAGAAACGGTCCGGGATTACGGGCGCTACCTCACCACCCCGGAAGGCAAGAACAAGATCCTGGTCCAGCACAAGCCGGTGGGACCCTGCCTGCTCATCACACCTTGGAATTTCCCGCTCGCCATGGCCACCCGCAAGGTGGCCCCGGCCATCGCCGCAGGATGCACCATGGTCCTGAAGCCGGCCAAGCTGACCCCGCTGACCTCCCAGCTTTTTGCGCAGACCATGATCGAGGCCGGCCTTCCCGCTGGCGTCCTGAACGTGGTGTCCTCCTCCAGCGCCTCGAGCATCTCCGGACCGCTTTTGAAAGACTCGCGGCTCCGCAAGGTCTCATTCACGGGTTCCACCCCGGTGGGCAAACGGCTGATGGCCGACGCGGCGCAGAATGTGTTGCGCACCTCGATGGAGCTCGGCGGCAACGCACCCTTCATCGTGTTTGAAGACGCAGACCTGGACCAGGCCGTAGAAGGGGCCATGGCGGCGAAAATGCGGAACATGGGCGAAGCCTGCACCGCCGCCAACCGCTTCCTCGTCCACGAGTCAGTTGCGCAGGAATTCACCTCCAAGTTCGCCGCAGCCATGGGCGCCCTGGCCACAGGCCGCGGCACCGATCCCGCCACCCAAGTGGGCCCGCTGATTGATGCCGGCGCCCGCGACGACGTCCACGCCCTCGTATCTGCTGCCCTCGACGCAGGAGCGACCGCCGTTACCGGAGGTGCACCAGTGGCCGGTGCCGGTTACTTCTACCGGCCAACGGTGCTGGGCAACGTTCCCAACGATGCCGAGATCCTCCGCCAGGAAATCTTCGGGCCCGTCGCCCCCGTCACGACTTTCTCCACCGAGGAAGACGCCATCCGGCTGGCCAACTCCAGCGAATACGGTCTGGCCTCCTACGTCTACAGCCGCGACTTCAACAGGCTCCTGCGCGTTGCCGAGCAGATCGAGTTCGGCATGGTCGGCTTCAATGCCGGCATCATCTCCAACGCCGCCGCACCCTTCGGCGGCGTTAAGCAATCAGGACTCGGCCGTGAAGGCGGCTCCGAGGGCATCGCCGAGTACACCACCACCCAGTACATCGGAATTGCTGATCCCTACGCCGGCAGGTAG
- a CDS encoding alpha/beta hydrolase: protein MTKTDRFSGRPVAPDAAEVLQKFRAAGGRPFHSYPVKQVRELYESGCAANGLSGDPLSSVTDHNVEEFRVRVYDPRSTGRSTPAVLFFHGGGWVMGSLSTHDGLCRRLASLTNLPVIAVDYRLAPEHPYPAAIDDSRRAIHWLFDAGNEHGLDVTEAVLVGDSAGGQLAAVLANENATATDPLPVVGQVLLYPMVDLTMSSPSYNRVTDGFPLVADTIAWFAGHYLPAGVDRSAPDISPAMAQLPAGLPPTYVITVDNDPLVDEGANYAAALARAGTEVLYQHLPGYAHGLFTSAGRIPRGEQTVDQVAAFIRDRTI from the coding sequence GTGACAAAAACGGACCGGTTCAGCGGCAGGCCCGTAGCACCGGACGCTGCAGAGGTTCTGCAGAAATTCCGGGCCGCTGGCGGGCGCCCGTTTCACTCCTACCCTGTGAAGCAGGTGCGCGAGCTCTATGAGAGCGGCTGCGCGGCCAACGGACTGAGCGGTGACCCGCTGTCGTCGGTCACAGATCACAACGTGGAGGAATTCAGAGTTCGGGTTTATGACCCCCGCAGCACCGGAAGATCCACCCCCGCCGTTCTGTTTTTCCACGGCGGGGGATGGGTCATGGGGAGCCTTTCAACTCATGACGGGTTGTGCCGTCGATTGGCCTCGCTGACCAACCTTCCCGTTATTGCGGTGGACTACCGGCTTGCCCCGGAGCACCCCTACCCGGCCGCGATTGACGACAGCCGCCGCGCGATCCATTGGCTGTTTGATGCCGGCAACGAGCACGGCCTAGACGTGACCGAGGCTGTGCTCGTCGGTGACAGCGCGGGTGGGCAGTTGGCCGCAGTCCTGGCCAATGAGAACGCCACCGCGACGGATCCCCTGCCCGTCGTTGGCCAGGTCCTCCTGTACCCCATGGTGGATCTGACTATGTCCTCGCCGTCCTACAACCGCGTCACTGATGGGTTCCCCCTGGTTGCCGACACCATCGCCTGGTTTGCGGGCCACTATCTGCCAGCCGGTGTAGACCGCTCTGCACCGGATATCAGCCCCGCCATGGCTCAGCTCCCTGCAGGACTGCCGCCAACATACGTGATTACCGTGGACAACGACCCGCTGGTTGATGAAGGCGCAAACTATGCCGCCGCACTAGCCCGGGCAGGCACGGAAGTCCTGTACCAGCACCTTCCCGGGTACGCCCATGGGCTGTTCACCTCTGCGGGACGAATTCCCCGGGGAGAACAAACAGTGGACCAGGTCGCTGCCTTTATCAGGGACCGCACTATCTGA
- a CDS encoding flavin-containing monooxygenase — translation MTSTNDHIYSAIIIGAGFGGLGQGAQFVQEGIEDFLILERGNDVGGVWRENTYPGAACDTQALVYCYSYFLNLKVTRMFAGQEELQGYLRSMVEEFGLGKHIHFGQNITATEWDQDRRLWTVHTADGSEFLTRSVVAAWGQLNEPNVPNFPGTETFEGVAFHSSKWRHDLDLTGKRVASIGSAATAVQYVPEVAKIASNLTVFQRSANYILPRDQYIFTEEESARFQENPDTYRQLRQEIHEFREAGFERTRKHTSASEEGVELARQHLETQVSDPELRAKLTPDYDFGCKRILRSDDFYPALTRENVELVTEAITEFTPSGLRTADGVEHEFDVIIYATGFKSHAFMGSMRVSGRDGIGLDERWGNAPEAYLGITVDKFPNLFLVYGPNTNLNHNSVVSMLEAQHRYIAQAVQYIAADESRFLEVDRAVVEKFNAHVQEELQKSAFSSECSSWYKNEDGRVINNWSGTVEEYRAQTHDLQLDDYLQLAESGPAK, via the coding sequence ATGACCTCCACAAATGACCACATCTACAGCGCGATCATCATCGGCGCAGGCTTCGGCGGCCTGGGCCAGGGAGCCCAGTTCGTCCAGGAAGGCATCGAGGACTTCCTGATCCTCGAGCGCGGCAACGATGTAGGAGGCGTATGGCGCGAGAACACCTATCCCGGTGCCGCTTGCGACACGCAGGCCCTGGTCTACTGCTACAGCTACTTCCTGAACCTCAAGGTAACCCGGATGTTTGCCGGTCAGGAGGAACTCCAGGGCTACCTGCGTTCCATGGTTGAGGAATTCGGGCTCGGCAAGCACATCCACTTCGGCCAGAACATCACCGCGACTGAATGGGACCAGGACCGCCGGCTTTGGACCGTGCATACGGCCGACGGCTCGGAGTTCCTGACCCGTTCCGTGGTGGCCGCCTGGGGCCAGCTGAACGAACCAAACGTCCCCAACTTCCCCGGCACCGAAACCTTCGAAGGCGTGGCCTTCCACTCCTCCAAGTGGCGGCACGACCTTGACCTGACCGGCAAACGCGTCGCTTCCATCGGCTCCGCTGCAACTGCCGTTCAGTACGTGCCGGAGGTTGCCAAGATCGCATCGAATCTGACCGTATTCCAGCGCTCAGCCAACTACATCCTCCCCCGCGACCAGTACATCTTCACCGAGGAAGAGAGCGCCCGCTTCCAGGAAAACCCGGATACCTACCGCCAGCTGCGGCAGGAAATCCACGAATTCCGCGAAGCCGGATTCGAACGCACCCGCAAACATACTTCAGCTTCCGAGGAAGGGGTCGAACTGGCTCGCCAGCACCTCGAGACCCAGGTCTCCGACCCGGAACTGCGGGCCAAACTCACCCCCGACTACGACTTCGGCTGCAAGCGCATCCTGCGGAGCGACGATTTCTACCCCGCACTGACACGCGAGAATGTAGAACTCGTGACAGAGGCAATCACGGAATTCACTCCCAGTGGCCTCCGAACCGCTGACGGCGTCGAGCACGAATTTGATGTCATCATCTACGCCACCGGGTTCAAGAGCCATGCCTTCATGGGATCCATGCGCGTCTCAGGGCGCGACGGAATCGGTCTCGACGAGCGGTGGGGCAACGCCCCGGAAGCCTACCTGGGCATCACCGTCGACAAATTCCCTAACCTCTTCCTGGTCTACGGCCCCAACACCAACCTCAACCACAACTCGGTTGTTTCTATGCTGGAGGCCCAGCACCGCTACATCGCCCAGGCTGTCCAGTACATCGCGGCCGATGAATCACGGTTCCTGGAAGTAGATCGGGCGGTAGTGGAGAAGTTCAACGCACACGTTCAGGAAGAACTCCAGAAGTCCGCGTTCTCGTCCGAATGCTCCTCTTGGTACAAGAACGAGGACGGCCGGGTCATCAACAACTGGTCCGGAACCGTCGAAGAATACCGGGCCCAGACCCACGACCTCCAGCTTGACGACTACCTGCAGCTGGCCGAATCCGGGCCCGCGAAGTGA
- a CDS encoding alcohol dehydrogenase catalytic domain-containing protein has translation MTIEDTKSAATPATGTKTIRGAVLEAIGAERPYADSRPIHVQNLELEGPGKGEILVRIEAAGICHSDLSVVNGNRPRPVPMLLGHEAAGIVEELGEGVNDISLGQRVVMTFLPRCGECSGCNSNGKTPCEQGSASNTEGTLLGGNRRLSREGEPVQHHLGVSAFATHAVVSRRSVVPVGSDVPAHIAALLGCALLTGGGAILNVAKPAPSARVAIVGLGGVGMAALITAIATGVEHVVGVDTLPAKLDAARNLGAADAITSAEALERGEKFDAVIEAAGHPRALEAAIALTKPGGITVTVGLPAPGQSVSIDPLTLTAEARSIVGSYLGSAVPEHDIPIYEQLWRSGQLAVEGLVSDTIPLEDINRAMDTLDGGHALRQIITFS, from the coding sequence GTGACGATCGAAGATACGAAGTCAGCCGCGACGCCGGCCACCGGCACCAAGACCATACGCGGGGCTGTACTTGAGGCCATAGGGGCAGAGCGGCCCTACGCGGACTCCCGGCCCATCCATGTGCAGAACCTCGAACTCGAAGGTCCCGGCAAGGGCGAGATCCTGGTCCGTATCGAGGCAGCCGGCATATGCCACTCTGACCTTTCCGTCGTCAATGGAAACCGGCCACGACCAGTTCCGATGCTGCTAGGCCACGAGGCGGCCGGCATCGTTGAGGAACTGGGCGAGGGCGTCAATGACATCTCCCTGGGCCAGCGCGTCGTTATGACCTTCCTCCCCCGCTGCGGTGAATGCTCCGGATGCAATTCCAACGGCAAAACGCCGTGCGAGCAGGGCAGCGCTTCCAATACTGAAGGAACGCTGCTGGGTGGAAACCGCCGACTCTCCCGGGAGGGTGAGCCCGTCCAACACCACCTTGGAGTCTCGGCATTCGCCACCCACGCCGTGGTCTCCCGCCGTTCAGTTGTGCCGGTCGGGTCCGATGTCCCGGCGCACATCGCCGCTTTGCTCGGATGTGCCCTTCTCACCGGCGGAGGAGCCATCCTCAATGTCGCCAAGCCGGCGCCTTCCGCGCGGGTAGCCATCGTCGGTCTTGGCGGAGTAGGCATGGCGGCGCTCATTACGGCCATCGCCACCGGAGTTGAACACGTCGTTGGCGTCGATACCCTGCCGGCGAAACTGGACGCCGCCCGGAACCTGGGTGCCGCGGACGCCATAACCTCTGCCGAGGCCCTGGAACGCGGCGAAAAGTTTGACGCCGTCATCGAAGCCGCCGGACACCCGCGGGCTCTGGAAGCTGCCATCGCACTGACGAAGCCCGGTGGCATCACCGTCACCGTGGGATTGCCGGCGCCGGGCCAGTCGGTCTCCATCGACCCCCTGACCCTGACAGCAGAGGCCCGGTCAATCGTGGGCAGCTACCTCGGTTCGGCAGTCCCCGAACACGACATCCCGATCTACGAACAACTCTGGCGATCCGGCCAGCTGGCCGTTGAAGGCCTGGTCTCAGACACGATCCCGCTCGAAGACATCAACCGCGCCATGGACACCCTCGACGGCGGCCACGCACTGCGCCAGATCATCACCTTTTCCTGA
- a CDS encoding PucR family transcriptional regulator, with the protein MITLARLVEAAKRDLAPYWPIPLPRVELTGVHVSELEDPTMFLYGGELLLTVGLQLTGLDGDARQEAAKNYVQRLVEGGVAALGLGLGSGHAMVPDELRAACVEAGLPLLTIPRESPFLAVSRAYWELVRQGGEAELTALLGLQVALTRAAAQDDAEPEIVRELSRALGTWVAYLPEGDGAPSSAANGAELPPGLLAELTRESAILRNARRGATGNIQLAAGVASLYPVSDGPAASGYLALGRSGQLAAAERHLFLTASTLLAARAAGQRSAAAERRRAEGMLAALVLEGHDDAARLLAKQMDSDPLPETAFVAVLPDSEQLAAQHALSGLVLERSDVVFVLQAASSPYPTLPKGVRGAWGGPMPLRRLHEIGSQVAEVAASAAPGQLIRVGHGLDLPADEWVDELASHPGQLLETVRCYLAHRGQWEAAGRELGVHRNSVRYRIAQAKELLGVDLDDPDVAAQLWLALRGRSQATRND; encoded by the coding sequence ATGATCACCCTCGCAAGGCTTGTTGAGGCTGCAAAGCGCGACTTGGCGCCCTACTGGCCCATTCCGCTCCCCCGCGTTGAACTAACGGGCGTGCACGTCTCCGAGCTGGAGGATCCCACAATGTTCCTCTACGGCGGTGAGCTTCTCCTCACTGTCGGACTGCAGCTCACCGGTCTTGACGGAGATGCGCGCCAAGAGGCGGCTAAGAACTATGTGCAACGTCTGGTGGAAGGCGGCGTTGCTGCTCTGGGTCTCGGGTTGGGTTCAGGACATGCCATGGTGCCGGACGAACTGCGGGCGGCATGCGTGGAAGCTGGCCTTCCTCTTCTGACTATTCCCCGCGAGTCCCCGTTCCTGGCCGTTTCGCGCGCATACTGGGAGCTTGTCAGGCAGGGCGGCGAGGCCGAACTCACCGCTCTGTTAGGGCTTCAGGTGGCACTGACGCGGGCCGCCGCACAGGATGATGCGGAACCGGAGATCGTCCGGGAATTGTCCCGCGCTCTGGGGACCTGGGTTGCATACCTGCCTGAAGGCGACGGGGCCCCATCCTCGGCTGCCAACGGCGCTGAACTCCCGCCGGGACTGCTGGCCGAACTCACACGGGAATCTGCCATTTTGCGCAACGCGCGCCGGGGTGCCACCGGCAACATTCAACTGGCCGCCGGTGTTGCTTCTCTCTACCCGGTATCTGATGGTCCGGCCGCCTCGGGCTACCTTGCGTTAGGCAGAAGCGGGCAACTGGCCGCTGCAGAGCGGCACTTGTTCCTCACCGCATCCACGCTCCTGGCGGCCAGAGCAGCCGGACAGCGCAGCGCCGCGGCCGAGCGTCGACGCGCAGAGGGTATGCTCGCAGCGCTGGTCCTGGAAGGCCATGACGATGCAGCCCGGCTCCTTGCAAAGCAGATGGACTCCGACCCGCTCCCGGAAACAGCCTTCGTCGCCGTCCTGCCCGATAGCGAACAGCTGGCGGCACAGCACGCCCTGTCCGGGCTGGTCCTCGAACGTTCCGATGTCGTATTTGTGCTTCAGGCAGCCTCGAGCCCTTATCCGACGTTGCCGAAAGGTGTCCGCGGTGCATGGGGTGGACCTATGCCTCTGCGGCGGCTTCACGAGATCGGATCGCAGGTAGCCGAGGTCGCCGCCTCAGCGGCCCCCGGCCAGCTGATACGCGTTGGTCACGGCCTCGACCTGCCGGCCGATGAATGGGTGGACGAGTTGGCCTCCCATCCCGGGCAGCTACTGGAAACGGTCCGCTGCTACCTGGCGCACCGCGGGCAATGGGAGGCGGCGGGCCGCGAACTGGGAGTGCACCGGAACTCGGTGCGCTACCGAATTGCCCAGGCGAAGGAACTGCTGGGGGTTGACCTGGACGACCCCGACGTAGCAGCCCAGCTCTGGCTCGCCCTTAGAGGTCGCTCCCAGGCGACCCGGAACGACTAG
- a CDS encoding aminotransferase class III-fold pyridoxal phosphate-dependent enzyme translates to MTVTSELAANQAKDPAAVKATARRLLTELPGPRSRELEAERRQHVTDAFGITLPVFIDHAQDALLVDVDGNHLIDFASGIAVTSVGAANPKVAKRAAAQLERFTHTCFMVTEYESFVEVCRWLNEHTPGDFEKRTALFTTGAEAVENAIKVARSATRRPNVLVFDEAYHGRTQLTMAMTAKENPYRLNFGPLPGSVFRGPTAPAHTSPDGPGKALEQIEALLAEHGAETFAAMVIEPIQGEGGFIVQAPGFLEGIREIATRHGIVLVIDEIQAGMGRTGTLFASEHESIAGDITLSAKALGGGLPLSAATGRAELMNAVHTGGLGGTYAGNPVACEAALAVFELLEDGKLLENATAIEAAVRRRLEPLVELDGVADVRGRGAMMAIEFSDASGPRKDLATTAAKAANAHGVLTLTCGTSGNIIRLLPPLGIEADVLDEGLAVLEASIRSVLS, encoded by the coding sequence ATGACTGTCACATCAGAACTCGCCGCAAACCAGGCCAAAGATCCGGCCGCCGTTAAGGCCACAGCCCGCCGCCTGCTCACCGAGCTTCCGGGCCCGCGTTCCCGCGAGCTGGAGGCCGAACGCCGCCAGCATGTCACCGACGCTTTTGGTATCACTCTGCCCGTGTTCATCGACCACGCGCAGGACGCTCTGCTCGTCGACGTTGACGGAAACCACCTCATTGATTTCGCCTCAGGCATCGCCGTGACCAGCGTTGGTGCTGCAAACCCGAAGGTGGCCAAGCGCGCCGCCGCCCAGCTTGAGCGCTTCACCCACACCTGCTTCATGGTGACCGAATATGAGTCCTTCGTTGAAGTCTGCCGGTGGCTCAACGAGCACACCCCCGGTGACTTCGAAAAGCGGACCGCGCTGTTCACCACCGGCGCGGAGGCTGTAGAAAACGCCATTAAGGTCGCCCGGTCGGCTACCCGCCGGCCCAATGTTCTCGTCTTCGACGAGGCATATCACGGCCGCACCCAGCTCACGATGGCGATGACGGCAAAGGAGAACCCGTACCGGCTCAACTTCGGACCTCTCCCGGGCTCAGTTTTCCGCGGACCGACGGCGCCCGCACACACCTCTCCTGACGGACCGGGGAAGGCCCTGGAACAGATCGAGGCGCTTCTAGCAGAACACGGGGCGGAAACTTTCGCCGCTATGGTTATCGAACCGATTCAGGGCGAGGGCGGCTTCATTGTCCAGGCCCCCGGGTTCCTCGAAGGCATCCGGGAAATCGCAACCCGCCACGGCATCGTGCTGGTTATCGATGAGATCCAGGCCGGAATGGGCCGCACCGGCACGCTGTTCGCTTCCGAGCACGAAAGTATAGCCGGCGACATCACACTGTCCGCGAAAGCTCTTGGCGGCGGATTGCCGCTTTCGGCCGCGACCGGCCGCGCCGAGCTGATGAACGCTGTCCACACCGGTGGTCTCGGCGGGACCTACGCTGGCAACCCTGTAGCCTGTGAAGCCGCTTTGGCTGTCTTCGAACTCCTCGAAGACGGCAAGCTTCTGGAGAACGCCACTGCCATTGAAGCCGCAGTCAGGCGCCGTCTGGAGCCGCTCGTTGAGCTTGACGGCGTCGCAGACGTTCGCGGCAGGGGTGCGATGATGGCGATCGAATTCAGCGATGCTTCCGGGCCTCGTAAAGACCTTGCCACCACGGCCGCGAAGGCAGCCAACGCTCATGGTGTCCTGACTCTAACTTGCGGGACCAGCGGAAACATCATCCGGCTGCTGCCTCCGCTTGGCATCGAAGCGGACGTCCTTGATGAGGGCCTTGCGGTGCTGGAAGCATCCATTCGGTCGGTATTGTCGTGA